DNA sequence from the Alosa sapidissima isolate fAloSap1 chromosome 13, fAloSap1.pri, whole genome shotgun sequence genome:
AGACAGGTGGGGGTAGCCAGCAGTCTTTCTGTGCCACTGCAGTAAGTTCTCAATACTGTGTTATTCTCCAGATCTACTGAGGTTTCTGTTGGTGTATCATAACATCTTAGGCAAGCCAAACTGGAGGCAAGTAGGAGAAAACAGAATAATCTCTTATCCCCTCCACTAATGCAGAGATGAGGGATCGAGAAAGAATCTATACAACCATCACAGCATTAGAATGGTAATACGAGAGGTCCAGTATCCTAGTAACATTCTGTTCTTATTGAAAACTGCGTtatggcaacagaaagaaaaaaaaaaaaaaagaaaaaaaaaaacacaaacacacacacacaaaaagacctAATCCTGCCCACCCAAGTTTAagtgctcgcacacacacacacgcacaaagccAAACTGTGCGGTTAAGCCTTACTAGACTATAGCATGACTAGCAAGTTTCTACCTTAGGCTTTTAGTAATGGTGGGTTAAATTTGGTTAAATGATTTGAAGATATACTTCAGAGTAACAAGCTCTTTTACAAGTATCTTGCTGCTTTAGATGCATCGATTACAGTAATTAAAAGCGTTTTTCTTTGCATTGtctttacatttttatttaaacTTGCATGTAAAGTATTACTGAATAACAAGATGGATACCATTCCCAGTGGGAGACTGGTAGAGAGGTCTAGGTCTAGAGCTGTTGCATTGTAGTGTTATCAGATGAACAAGATCAGCTCAGTCACAGAGAAACAAAATGGTCTGGTCTCTCCAGAACCTGTGCGACCCTCGACAGTACGGTCGTTGCAACCCAAACTTCTTCTAGATGTGCAGTGCTGGTTTCCTCTTAAGAGGAATCTTTCTACACAGACCCAATGAGACTCTTCTGCTAGACTTGGCTCGTAGAAcctcctaccaccaccaccacccacacacacacacacgcacaaacaaacaaacaaacaaacagcactgTGTTGCGCTCCACTGTACTTAAAAAGCCCAGTTGCTGTAAACTACctcgttttgttttttttgagaAACCCAAATACTGCTCACCTATGCCTCTGGGCCAATGTGTGTCTCCATCAGTGAAGGCTAATACTGCATTGAAATTGTTCATGTGGTTGTCAAACTTGtagaacagtaaaaaaaaaaaaaaaaaaaaaaaaaaaaaaagaaaaggaaaatgagggaaaaaaaaatatgtacataatTACAATATAAAAATGAATCAATTGTcttccttttttgttttgtaaagATTAGCTATGTACAATGAATGGGCATTAAGATGGCAACGATAGAGCAAAGTCTACAGAAAGAtggcaaaagaaaagaaacagaaagctGAAAAAGAGCGGTTCCCATGGCGCGTCAGCCCTGGCGGGTGAACTGAGCGTGCTCAGAACTGCCGACTGTGTGCCAACCGGGAATGCTGCAGCCAGGAACCCCAGGGGCTCCGTCAAAAgggttttctttattttttttaccccgtttgttttttttcccctccctcctcaaTTACTCTCTCCAAAATATATAATGGGGGGAATAATGGAAGCAGCACTAAGCTTGCCTCACTCCACTCCATGCCACTCCTCCTTTTTCTCTGCACCTCACTCCACACTCCCTCACTGTGGGTGGCTTggtccccctcttctctcctcctctgatgGGGTATTAGGAGGAAGGAAGGATGACGTAGGTGAAGAGGGCCATAATGGCAGCACTGATGAGACCGGAGATGGGCACCGTCACAAACCACGCCATGAAGATGTTGCGGAACAGACGCCAGTCTACCGCTTTGCGTGAGCGAAGCCAGCCGACTGCCACCACAGATCCCACCTGATACACAAACAGATTACCATTTAAAAATCGTACAAGCTAAAGATACCGAGTCAAGTTCCAATTAAAATTAATCATTGTATGTCAAAACGTTTCACTTAACTTGCTCTGGTGTGCATACACACTTAAGCGTACCGCATACATGTATATTATGTCAGCGTTTCCCCTTTACCTGTACCGCTACGCTTTAATTTTTGCTGCTACTCTTCAGACATGTCAATTTGCCTTCATGCTCATATACCCATTATGCTTTAATTTGTTTGTGGGGTAAACACTGTATGCATAATCATCTCTCATATATTATACATCATATATTACCTTGCAGTGAGTAGTGGAAACAGGCAGACCGATGTTGGAGGCAACAACCACAGTGACGGCTGAAGCAAGCTCAATACTGAAACCACTGCGAAAAGAACAGAAAAGTAAGCATTAGAGTAGGGCTCAGCCAACCAGTctttgtgtgcgcgtgtcttgAGTGAGATTAAGGTGCCGTTTACACCACGCCgttttttgtgaaaccggtgaggttttgttaacggttacgccttgcgtgtacacaacgccggcagtttaggagactgaaaccgatagcttttgaaaccggcttccgaagtgggaacttttgaaaccgccggctaactttcgccgtgtagacgcctgtaggtgcaaagccggcaactttatgactacatagccccacctcccaactcagccacggcactcaACCGGACatgctgcttgtcaaaacaaaccaaaccatttatttatcatattaaaatgttttttccccccccgGTCAGGagttatgtgcacaatgtagcccatcagcctttagtggctgtgaagttagaagcacacgttagcttaacttagttcaacattagcttactgcatgttagtgttttctccagtggtactcagacctaatgcaatgcgtaggctaagcatttgaaatttcacatagcagtcacataccttgaaaattaactttattagtttaacagttgaattgaaaaccaaattgtctgtagtctccttatttcaggtgactgcttaaccagagcccttattagacattctttggcttaaactgtttcaacaatgttttcttctacgcgattcacacgaaattatcgtgaagcttctgcacagtggcgccatcgactggtctggcatatgcactacagcattTAGCCGGTGTACACGCaaggttttttcttgccggtgtcgttaaaggtgtgaaagcggcaAGAGAAAATTAACCCGGCGGTTTTGTGTAAACGGCCCCTAAAAAGGACCTTTAGACAGAAGATAATCTTATGAAGGCGTGAGGTCTGTGGCCACGATGTGAAGAGGTGACTGGTGCACTTCACACATATTTGTGAgtcagagacagacacaaagaggGATGTGTCCCGAGCACCTGGATGCGATGCCTGGCCAAGTTTCTCCACCAATGGCCTGCGAGTGCATCAAACATCGCACCTTctcaacacacatgcaaagcctGCTGCTCATGGTCTAGGTTCTGAGAAAATGTGGTGCGACGTTGACTCTGCGTGTGAGTGTGGGCACACGAGTGTGTTAGCACCAGCCACAAGCTGGTGAAATATGAAAGTGACTGGTAGACTACAGACACAAAACAATTATTTACTAGGATTTACTGGTGGGTTTGACCCATTTGTCTCCCAGTGACTAGTAGATGTCTTAAAAAGTTCATTTCcaacccttgtgtgtgtgtgtgtgggtgtacctAGAGGGGGTGATTGGGGTGAGGTCTTTGCCCATGGTCTGGATGACCCGTCGTCCCCACACCCAGAGTCCAAAGCAGATGCCCACTCCTCCGTACAGCAGCAGCcaaatgggggtggggttgttggACACCACCGAGCCGCTCTCATACACCAGCCACAGCGCTACCAGAGGACCGATTGCATTACTGCAGGCAGAACAGAAGCAGAGTTACTCAAGAGGATCAAACAGACTTCCATTGAATAAACAACAATAGCTACACATAACCAACTAAGTGGAGTGCAGGGATTATAATcgtttccccctctccctctctctcacacagacacacctgacGTCATTGCCTCCATGTGCGAAGGAGCCGAAGCAGGCGGTGAGGATCTGCAGGAACTGGAAGAGCGTGGAAACTTCGGGTCGGTCGGCCTCTGGCTCCTCCAGCGAGCTGTGGCTGCTGCcggcgtcctcctcctcctcgggcAGTGTGAGCGCCACATCACCCTCGCTCAGCTCCTCGAGCGGTGCGCCGTGCTCCGCTACCGCGTTGCAGTAGCTCGTGTAGCTGTCCATGCGCACGCGCTTGCGCTCCTGGCCTGCGCCGGGCTTGTCGCCGATCTCGTCGCCGGCGCCCACGGACCTGAACTCGGACTCGCGGGGCTTGAACTCGCTGTGCATGCCGATGATGGTCATGGTGTAGGAAGTGTAGCTGTTGTTGCGGCGGATAGGCCTCTCACCAGCCTCGCCCATGCAGTCGCCCACCTTAGCCAGGTGTAGCTTGTGCAGCAGGTCCTTGTAGAGGCCAGAGTCCTTGTGCACTGTGTGATACTGGCTGTAGCCATTGCTGGGGATGTGAGTCGGACCAGAGCTATTGTTGAACTGGACGTGAACCGTCTTTTGGACTGAGGGGGGAGAacacaagaggagaggaggaaatttagtttttgaatGCTGCGTTTCATTTCTGAAATCTTCAGTTACTACATATATATGTGGCAAGACTTCATAAAGTAGTATGCATAGCATCGagaaatgtaacgatttattcagataatcattcttccaaGAAATACATTTCCTatcagaatggttgccaagcaacttcgagacgcagctactctAACTTTTGTATCGGGttgtggtagcgcagtaatatagagcGAAATGCGGTcatggtgtatgtttgtgctggattttacagCAGCATCGAACgcaattcagccaatcataatcaaggaccggaactatccgttttagaaTAAGGTTTTTACTCTCCCTTTACATTTTAGGAACATAATGGCACAACACCTTACAACAAGGCTAAGTTTGATTTGAACCTTTAAGTGTGTACTTTGTGGTGATTCATAAGGAAAAGCCTGCTTTGAATCTCTGATTTTCAGAAATGGCCAGCTATGATCTAAAGCAAGTTGCAGACGTTTGTAGCATACACTCTTTAGGGGAGCAACTCCTGACAGAACTCACCGTTGTTGGTGTTGGTCTCCACATCCTTATCTTTGTAGTCGGGGTCGTCCGAGTCTCCGATGTTGAAGGTGACACGACGCTCCTCAGCCGGGGGTGGGGCCTGAACAGGGGTGGCGGGCTCCTCTGGCACAGCCTTCAGGATGGGGCACGTGGCCAACTCACGCTTCTCCATTAGGGGACTCTCAGATGGGCTGGAGGACTTGTTCTCccctgagagagcgagagagagcgagcgagcgagagagaggttATGGGGAGATGCAACACAAGAGAGCAAGGAaaggaaagaatgaaagaagaaagagaaatagggagaaagaaaatgagGTAAGTACATAATCTGATacggacacagacagacatgtccAAACAAAAGGGGCTTTTGCCTAATCAAAACCATGGAAGTCACCCTGGTCAAATTCCACAGCGATAAGAAGCTCTAATTAGACGGCTCATGTTTGTCAAACAAAAAGACGTATGGAGCCCAAAAGGAGAACGACTGATTCCAGTTGAAAGGGTAACAGCTGCTCATGTGGCATGAGTGCCATGAGTAAGCAGATTTGTAACaggagacagagcgagagaccGGTAAGAGGCTCTCTGGCCAGGCTTCAGACAGGCCTtgtgactaaaaaaaaaaaaaaaagcaactattaaagaaaagaaTAAGTCTTAGAATGGCTCTATGCTTATTATTATAACCACAGAAAATGTGTAAATGTTAGGAAGAAAAACACAAGACCCTTACAAAACACATAAGGCATGGAAGACTGGCAAGTTCAAAAAGCCCTTCACTGAAAACCAACATCCAGCAGCATAGATTTCAACTGCGGAGCAGGAATCCCTACAGATATAGTTCAAATAGAGATGAAGGCAGTCAACTTCTCCTATTCCACATACAAACGCACAAGCCACCGAGTGCCCTGAAACTAAAACCAAAGCAATGGCGTCTTAAagtcacacactgtctctctaaacgcccacacacacacacacacacacacacacaaacacccacatctGGGGCAAGCATGGGCAGACGGGTCAGATAAAGTCAAGGGTCAAAGGCTAAAGGAACCACTTGAGGCATCTTGTCTAAGGTTCGTCTAGGTTCTCTTAGGACTGTGGCCTCAACCCTTGTCTCGGATCACTGCAAGCTCTCCATCTACCCAGTCAACACCTTAAGCGCACTCAGGCTATTCCAGTCCTGGCGGCTGAGGCCAATTACTGGATCACCGTGACCCAATTTGAGGTAAATGAACGTAAAAGGCCCAGACACTACGCCAAGCGTCATATGACCCAGCAATTCCAATGCAGCCTCTCCTCACGCGGGGTGACTTTGTATAATCGTAGACAATATAACCAACGTACAAATTCATGCTTCTGAAATAATACAGGGATGCCCTATAACAGTTCTATGCACCTTAAACCAGGACgtcaaggtaaaaaaaaaacacacactatattatacaaaaaaaaaaaaaatcaatcatgACTCTACTCTGTACAATATATACGTTTTCTAATGTGCATTGACTACAAATCTAGACTACATCATGCATGATTCCAGAGACCAGCCTGAGGATTACCCCTTTAGATCTCAACACTTCATCAGAACAATTAGGTATGATGACAGCAGAAGCCAGATTATTTCCTGTTCCTGTTCAGAGCCAGAGGCAGATTTGGATTCCCATGACCGTCCAGAGGGACTGCCAGCCAGGGTGGACAGGTGGACCCTTGGCCTGACGGCGTCAGCCTGGCAAGGCACTGTACACGCAGCTGACTGACCTGAACGCCCAACTCAGCCCAGCCCACACCTCAACTCGCCTGCCTCATGCGTTTGATCAGTGGGAACCTTAAGTTTTAAATCCAGGATTTAGGTGAACCATGTGACACCGTAGTTGGAGCACAAGCAAGAGCAGCTTGggcatctttttttttataaaaagtTCTGGCAACGGCTGCTACTTTGAGCGACGTTGAGCCACTCTGCGGTTTCTAGCCACTTAGCGGAGTTGTCTTAAATCAACCTCACGGCTGCACTCTCCTGACTAACTGGCCATGTGACCAAAGGACGGGCAGATGAAAGGCAGGCGGCACAGCACAAGACAGTTACATCTGCTGACTCACATTGGTCTGCTAATGCAGTTTACaactcaaccttttttttccaaACAGGGTTTGCTATGCAGTCCTCATCATCAGAGCTTagtaattggggagaaaaataataataaataaataaaaaatctttTACACTTCCAAGCCACATGCACATGCTGCAGCCAGGGCTTGACATTAAAGGTTGCCTGGTTGCCCTTGGATACCAAATTGTTACAACTGGCAACCAGATTAGATTGGCTTTGGAAACCAAAACCTCATGCCTGGTTGCCAAgctagcaaccactttttaaAAGTTAACGTTGAGCCCTGACGACGACGCCAGTGGCAGGGCAGGTGCAGTTCAGCGGACATGCAAATCAGCTTCTGAGGAGCTCTGCCCGTCTAAAAATAGCTCCCGTAGATCCAGCTACTCAGCTGGACCTAGATCACAACTACAGATGAAAAAGTGCTTTCGAGAACAAGGGTGATTCTGAACTGCACATTTCACCCCCTACAAtgataaggttctatctgacatttttgccAAAATTTGAGTTATTGACATTCTTATTCTGTGACACCTTAAAAAGATGAGATGAGGCGTTTCTTGTAGTTGTATGCATTTTTAGGACATTGGATCTAAAAGACGTTTGTTTCGCTCAACAGTATGACTATATGGAATTCTAAAACGCTTGAAACACAATATCTCAACTACTCCGAACgtagatagaaccttataattctgAGGGGACGaaatcaaaatcaaaacagGGTGAGTGTCTCTGTGCAGTAAGAAAGATAAGCAAGTTGTTCACAACTCAAGTGTGTTTGAGATCTGACCTTTGTGAATGTTACGTCAGCCTCtaaagactgaacacaggtgTTCTAAAATGACTTTGGACACAAATGCTTCTGGGCACACATGTACAAGTTACTGAAACATATATCTGCATCTGGGCGGATTAAGGAAGGAAGGATTAAGAAAGCAATGTGGTTTTTGTGGATGTTTGAGTTTAAAAGATCTTAATGTGAAGTgtagcttaaaaaaaaaaaaaaaaaaaaaaaattatatatttttaaaaaaaaaaaaatttttttaagCTACACTTCACATTAAGATCTTAGGGCtgtcaaataaatatataatatatatatataaaagctgtcaaaataactgattcattttgattaattaatttgagaaaaaaataactgattaaaacaaataacgcagattaatcgattccgtatgacctttgaccccgagccgttgtagtcagtgaccattagactgtaaaaagaaggagagaagaaaatgtgctgcctagatcattgattggaacatttacttttaaaaaacggcctgatggtgttgattaaaataaagtcctctgcaatgtctgcagcaaggaattagcatatcactggagttcatcaactctaaagtcgcacatcaatgcaaagaaatagtgttgacattgaggggagtgttaatttattttcattgtgtcccctaggttatatctgtggcttGAAATACCTTGTCTATGGAAAAATaacttcccgaagcacttttgaatttatgtcctcagcatattaggtcatatcatagattattatggccattattaaaataataatacaagagTTTCTGAACTTTAAatctgattattcaatgatgcaaatattatatatgtaattaatttagattaatcacagagtacgtaattaattagataattttttttttaatcgattgacagccctaacacacacacacacacacacacacacacacacacacagacacagtacaCTATAGACTATAAAAAACACCTGTGTATGGAGAGCAATGTGCGGAATTCAGAGGGTACTTACGGTCAATCTTCTTTCTGAGGCGAGGACAAACAACGAACCAGACGAAGAGGGCCGTCAGGATGGCGAACCCGATGGAGATGAGCAGCGTGCCCCACCATGGAATCTTATCGAAGCCCAGCACTGTGGACCCAACGATTGGATGACAGGAGGGGGGGATGAACGtggggaagggggagagagagggagaggaaagagagaaggtgcTTTTGAGAAAAGACGGCAGCAAGCGCTACCATTCCCTCACCCCaatccagacagacagactcaaaacagacacaaacaagccagcaaaaacaaaaaacaaacaagagtGCGCAAACAGGGGACATCTGGAGCTTCGGCTATTATTAGTCAAACTGGTCCGCTGGTCTGACAGTGGAGCAGACGCGGTCTGCTCAGGACCTGACATCACACTGGCTAGACCACAGAAGGGAAAAGGGTGGgggaaatatataaaaaaaaaaaaaaaaaaaaaaaaaaaaaagacataaaaaaaagtaaaagggtAAAAAAAAGGGCATGCCATTCAACCGTCTGCTCCTGAGGGGGAGGGGGTAGTGTGGGCCTCATGAAAATTGTTGATCCAGAAATCCAAGTACTGTATAAGCAGGATGGCATGGGAGCCTCGTCATGTGTTATGGAAAATGCAACACTCTAGCGTTACATCAAACCCTTTCCTTACTTATGAAAAACCGCCTGGGAGGGTAAAGGGAAAGGCTGACACCACGGTCCTGGCCTTCACCCGGCCACAGTGGCCCTGGACTGGGTGGGCAGGCCACAGCAgaaggggagggaaagagggaggagggggggggggggtatggccGCACGAGGGTGGCGAATGCCCCATCCGAGTGCAGTATGCACCGCATGTGTCTCATCTGGGCTCTTGCGCAACAGCACCCTGCAGACCGTCACaaattgggggtgggggtgggttgggggggtcCAGCGCAAACAACGTGGGAGAGAAATATCGCAGTGACCCAACTTGCCCGCCTGCATTTCCGTGCTGGACATTTCACCACTGCACATGGTCACCAAGGACCTGTAGGAGGAACCGCACTGGCTGAGGAGGCGCGGCGGAGTGTGTGCCAAGCTGTGGTGGCGGCGGCAGTGGAGAGGGGGATGTGACCAGCATGTGGAGGAGAATGGATGAGGGGGCTGCCTGGCCAGATGGCAGCCATTACAAATACACCCACTCACCCAGGTCTTATGATTCACAATACTTTGGTCACGACTAAATAATAAACCAAATAAAACACTCCAACTCAATAGGGATAAAGACTAGAGTGAAAAATAAAAACCCCAAAAGACAAAACCCTCAGTAATAGAAGTATGCGTGCGTGTCCCTGTCTGCctatgtttgtgaatgtgtgtgtgtgtgtgtgtgtaaaagtgcgTGAGTGATATTTGCTGAAGGGCATAGTATGCCGGGACCGGTatcttccccctccctcccctccagcGCTGATTCACACACGGGCGGCCTCACATGCCTTTGCAGCAGACTGCGGTAAGACAGCACGCAGGAAAAAGTGTATACTGCTGTTATGCAACACAAATTATCAGTTAGGAGAGCTTGATGAGGAGAGCAAATAGTcaacaagacagagagaagggaggtGCACGTGGTGAAAGAGAAATGATAGAGATGAGAAAGTGAGAGCAAAAAAAAGAGGACATAGCTAAAGAGAGAGCCAGAGCTAAGagtcagagagggagataaaagctagcctctgtgatgataCTTCAGACTTTTCATGTGTATAGCAGACGGTTGCTGCTAtacacaactaccatcattatggctcccacacacagttgcgttccgtcaacgcatgccagtgggtgttcccgacggtagctatgcaaattacttgaagtataaccgtaacttgattggctggtgccttcTGTTGTTGTTAGTCGGTGCAGCAAAAGTTTAACGGACGGGAGATGGACcgacaattcagttcggcaacggatgacgtaagcgCATGTAAAGTGGATAGGAtacgtctccagcactgcaccgCACACAACTGTGTGGCAGCCGttaccatctagtttccaaggtgtgtgcagataaagatagatcgatagatagagaaagatagatagatagata
Encoded proteins:
- the slc20a1b gene encoding sodium-dependent phosphate transporter 1-B; amino-acid sequence: MVSPTITSVALVTMALASQAGVEGYLWLLIVGFIIAFVLAFSVGANDVANSFGTAVGSGVVTLRQACILATVFETLGSVLLGAKVSETIRKGIIDVNMYNGSEHVLMAGSVSSMFGSAVWQLMASFLKLPISGTHCIVGATIGFTLVARGHVGVKWIELLRIVASWFLSPLLSGIMSGVLFYFVRMFILHKKDPVPNGLKALPVFYAVTMGINLFSIMFTGAPMLGFDKIPWWGTLLISIGFAILTALFVWFVVCPRLRKKIDRENKSSSPSESPLMEKRELATCPILKAVPEEPATPVQAPPPAEERRVTFNIGDSDDPDYKDKDVETNTNNVQKTVHVQFNNSSGPTHIPSNGYSQYHTVHKDSGLYKDLLHKLHLAKVGDCMGEAGERPIRRNNSYTSYTMTIIGMHSEFKPRESEFRSVGAGDEIGDKPGAGQERKRVRMDSYTSYCNAVAEHGAPLEELSEGDVALTLPEEEEDAGSSHSSLEEPEADRPEVSTLFQFLQILTACFGSFAHGGNDVSNAIGPLVALWLVYESGSVVSNNPTPIWLLLYGGVGICFGLWVWGRRVIQTMGKDLTPITPSSGFSIELASAVTVVVASNIGLPVSTTHCKVGSVVAVGWLRSRKAVDWRLFRNIFMAWFVTVPISGLISAAIMALFTYVILPSS